A window of Sagittula sp. P11 genomic DNA:
GACCTCTTTCCGCGCGCCCAGCACGCCCGGCGGGATGCGGATCGGCTTCAGGTGCGGGTTCAGTTTCAGCGTGCGTGGCCCGTGTCCCCGCGCTCCGACCCAGATCAGCGGCTGCGGGCCTGCGTCCAGCGTCCATACGATGTCGCCGGGTTTCAGCGTCTCCACCGCACGCGAGCCGTAGGGTGTGGCGATCCGTGTTCCGGTGGTGAAGCAGGCGGTGACGAGATTGTCCTGATCGAGGTTGATCTTGACGTCATCCCCGCTCGGGTTGAAGTCGATGCCGCTTGTCTGGATCGAGGTGATGTCCGGCAGGTCACCGACACCGTCGTCGATGGCCATGAAGTAACGGTCAGAGCCGCCGCCGATGGGGCTGGCGACGATCCATGACACTTGGGACGAGAAGTCATCGCCGACGAGATCGACCGTGCTGCCGCCGTCGTAGGTCACCGTAACCGGGTTCGATGTGTTCGTCGGTGTGTAGATCTGGATGTTGTATGAAACGCCGTCGATGACGAGGATGCCATTGTCGGCGTCCGCCGTTTCATTGATCTCGTTGATCTCAGTGGCGGTGTTGCTGGATTCCTGATCGGAGTAGGTGGCGTTGTCGACAAAGCCGATGATATCACCGCCGCCCCCCGGCGCGGTGGTGTAGGTGGTGAAGGCACCTATGCCTGACAGCTCGATCAGGTCGTAGAGCGGCGTATTGCTTGCTCCCATGCCGGACTCCGTAGTTTTGTCCGGCAATCGTGGTAAACGCGTGCGTCAGGTCTGCGGCGGGTTTCGGACAATTCGGCGGCATTGCCCTGAGTGTTCAGCGCTCAAGAGGAACTGGGGCGTTCGTACAAAACGAAGAACGGCCGCCGGGGGTGCCGGCGGCCGTCCAGATTTCGCACGATCAGGCTTGTCAGAGTTCCTGCTTCTCCACCTTCGTTACCTTGCCGACGATGATCGACACCACGGCGGCAAAGAAGCTGAAGAGCGCGCCCATCTTTGCCGCATCCTGCACCGGGCCGGCATCGAAAGCGACGGACGCCACGAAAAGCGACACGGTAAAGCCGATGGCCGCAACGCAGCCGATCACCACGAGGTCGATGATCCTCATGCCTTCGGGGATGCCCAGGCCAAGCGGCCGTGCAGCGATCCAGCCGAAGATGAAGATACCCACCGGCTTGCCGATCAGCAGCCCCGCGAGAACCAGCCAGGTCGCAGCCCCCATGGAGGAGAACTCCACACCCGCGTTCAACAGGCCGAAGAAGAACAGGATGACCTCCACCGGGTATTTCAGCGCGTGTTCCATGGCGTTCAGCAGGTCGTGCAGGTGTTCCTCGGCGGCGGCGAACAGGCCGAAGGCGCGGTCAGCGTGCGGGATCGCCGGCACGATGGGCAGCAGGCCAAGCGCCGGATGCAGGCC
This region includes:
- a CDS encoding Hint domain-containing protein: MGASNTPLYDLIELSGIGAFTTYTTAPGGGGDIIGFVDNATYSDQESSNTATEINEINETADADNGILVIDGVSYNIQIYTPTNTSNPVTVTYDGGSTVDLVGDDFSSQVSWIVASPIGGGSDRYFMAIDDGVGDLPDITSIQTSGIDFNPSGDDVKINLDQDNLVTACFTTGTRIATPYGSRAVETLKPGDIVWTLDAGPQPLIWVGARGHGPRTLKLNPHLKPIRIPPGVLGARKEVLVSPQHCLLWPAPSVAEQRLVRARHLAEADGPIKAAAGTRHVRYHHLMLAKHHILLAEGVLSESFYPGPIGIAGLGQPERLSLLTLLPALADRTALVAYGPTARPVLKRKAALALPKLRRTVSNPGE